AAGCAAAGCAATACGTTttattctctctctgtacattgactgtctAATGCTGCTTAAGTCATTTAATTCTCTTTAGAGAAACTCGTCTTTATGGTGAAATATCTCCTAACAATTGATACCTTTTGGGGCAAAAATAAGAATACATATTATAtagtaatcattaatatttatgatagatatatgtacaggtaaattggcgcaaatgagttccgaatattggcgcaattgatacattttgaaaataaaatttggcgcaaatgatacccctgaaaaacagtaattggcgcaaaaggactgctgccgtTGAGAAGTCGGCTGTTGTATAGAATTATAGtgtaatattttgatattttatgatattattaattcgtatattttaacaaatttgattcgtttagggatagtcacaggttaaactatattttcgaaggtagagagaaaacggcggatagcaaaacgcatattgacctgcaaaaagcatattgcacggttatttttagaatatctaaaaaccaatatactttgtgacgtcatgtaatgaatttcaggatattgtttaacgtttggaacacatgatatctgtgatcgattatttgacgaaaaaaatcttcaaatacataagatgtccaaaaaaaaagtaaatgaaataacaactaatatgttgttattgtcaaggagacaatgtaatatctataaaattccaacaaacctaaatgacgatttttttacaaatatggtcagaaattaataatataacaaatatagcctttgtatgaggtcaatacaggatatatcgacccaaagaagtatatcgacctcggacttcgtcctcagtcaatatacttctttcaggtcaatatatccttgtatcgacctcatacaaaggctatatttgtataatatcacTGTGTATTACTGGTACAGCGGATATAGCCATTATAGGTACTTGGTAAAGAATATAGAATCGATATCGGATAAGACGAgcgccaacttctttgacaagtatttgccaAGTTTGCACATGTTAAAGTAAGCGTTCTTGTTTTGGGGGAAATAATGAGACTTCTCTTAATCATCAACCTGTAGAATTCTATGCAGTTAAAGTAAAGAAAGTAAAATCAGATTATTTCTGCTTTCCGTCAAGTCacatgacaattaaaaaaaaaagggattttGTACGTGGTAACGACAAATAGATATCATTCGTGGTCATTAGTGATACAGATATTCTGTAACAATCAAGGGCTAATGTGAACGCATTGAATCGAacttcaatcggtctaaactaaaacaccaaaagaggtagtttagtttgaatcgatctaaagtaaaccgatcttactttagatgtgaacgcagagatcggtttaaactagtacgattgaatcgtaaataacgtatgcgcatgtatagcggcaaaactatctcagaggttcgttgtttaacccatatttctctgttaaaagacctttaaaacaaactgtaaacatgttGTCTCGCCATAGcatagatttgcgaaatctgtgtcttcttttcttatgttgatttttttctttgcagGAACCGCAGTATTTCCGGCGTCGTGTTGTATAACTTCGttgctacagttattttttttcaaaattaaagaaaactgcaataacaccagtatcaaaatttaaattttaaaaagagacaCAATaactttattcaatatttttttccaagtgtgtgtatcagtgtatcagcaaatgaatttgataaatcagttctatttatacacagtgtttacagttttacgggcaaaaaagttagatcgattgcgtttttaattgtagtgtgaacgcagtggttcaTATTAGACCGACAGAGATcgatatgattaaagataatgtgaacgctaactggttttatttagatcgattcaaattagatcgataaaaaaaatgctagtgtgaacagggTAAACGGGGCTTTACTCAGATTGACGTCTTGATAAGCAGTTTCTCCTCACACGAGGTCCCTGTCAAAGCAGGTAAACATTTTATAGTTTCAACTTTCAGTTATATTTCACGGTTCGTTGACTTCTAAAACAGTTGGTGTACTCAGTTTCCTGTCACATTAATGATTTGTCATTCAGCAATTATTATTGCTCAACATGGACGAGTGGAAGGAAAACAAATGATGTGACGTGAAATAGACCACAGTTGTTTGCATAACGGTGTAGTAATCAGATCAGATTAACGTCTGAAAAAATTGCGAAAAAAATGACTTCAAATGTACTCGTTGAACACTTCATTCAATAATTTTCTTGTTAACAGAAACTTTTTCGAGTGACAAGAATCGCAAGCCCTGGAATATAGGTGGAAGCTGACTACTTTACATGTAGGTGTTGATggaacagaaatgaaaaataagtttacAATTGGATGATTCATCAGACTTTCAGTAAAACTTCAAGATattgattatgattttttttctgagaacaGGTAAATAGGTGACTGATGACttttatttacttaatttatatttaattttcattgaatttCCATTATTTCCATTCCAACGACATATTTAAAATTTAGCGCCATTTTAACATCAAGAATAACAAATGTTTACATAAATTTGCTCATAtactataaatacatttttgtatctcGTGATCGCCTTCTCTGATTACCTTCCTGGTTGCCATAAGTCTAGTTCTGAAACATTGTTTACAGTTTTGAAGCTACAGGTAATTACAAAGAATTTTAATTTGTAGTTTAATAATATTATACTTGAAGAAAGTAGTATTTTGGAATACCATCGATCTGAACTTGTGCACGTATCATGGAAATCATTAATTTCAATGTTTTAGTATTAACATTTGCTGAATTGTCATTATCTCTCAAAAAGTATCTCTGTTTACATACAGCAGTGAAAGATAGTTGTATTACAGTATTTCATGTACTTGACAAGATAACTGAAGTGTGTGTGAAcaaaatctttgaaataatttacgCAGACTCTATATAATTAACTTTCcaatatgatttttatttagaCGTGCTAGAGTTATCGAACTTTAACCGACAAAAATCGAAAGTCTCATGTGTTTGCTTTTAGccgtttaatttgttttataaattcacAACTTGCAGAAGAATACACTTCCCCTAATTTTTAAGGATTTGAATTTACTATAAATGCGTAATGGGATTTAATCTAAAAATAAAgctgatacttttttttaaagaggatCTTCATTTGATGTTCAATGGGGAAacagtattatatgtctctgattgtaTACATATGCTTTTCGGTGGTTGATTTCAAATTATTGTATCGTGCAAATGAGCTGTAAATAATTAAATGGTAATCTAAAACTTTATTgccaattcaataaaaaaaattacaagaaaaGTTTACGTGAACATTTGACATTtctataaaagtaatttttttttagtagatAATGGCAAGCTCTGTACAGCCGTGTGGTGTATGTGAATATCAACATGTCTTCAAACCTGCGTATATATGGTGTTCAGATTGTGATGAGGGGCTCTGTATAGACTGCAGTAAGCATCATGGAATTTCCAAGTCAACACGAAAGCATGTCACTGTACCGATTTCAGAATATCAAGCGCTCCCGTCTTACATCACAAATATTAAGCAAACATGTAGTGCACAtgaagaaaaatatcaaatatactgCAAAGACCACGAAGAAGCATGTTGCAGTAAATGCATCGTTGAAAAACATGCGAAATGTCCAAATATTTCCAATATCGATGATATTGTTAAAAACACAAAGACCTCAAATGCTTTTCTAGAAATTCAGGAAACATTGAATGAAGTGTCTGAAAACATCAAACGGATCCGTCAGGATAAAAATAACAATCTGAAAACATTGTCCGAACAAAGAAAACAGATCGAATGTGAAATTCAACAGGTTCGGTTAAATATCAATCATCATCTTGATAAAGTACAAGAAAACTTCACATCAGAATTGTACGAGACAGAAAAAAGAGAGGAAACAAAAATCCTTCAATTGATGAAAGCTTTAGATGAGCATGAAAGTAAAGTTTCAGAACACCAAGAGAACATAGCAAACATAAAACAACACGCATCAGATCTACAGACCTTCCTATCTCTGAAGCAGCTTGAAGGTGATGTTGATGAAAACTGTCAGTTTATTGATTCACTTACTGAAAGTAATGTTCTCAATCGTGTGGAGATCAAGTTTAACATTAATACATCACTGACTGACATTGCAAGTAGTGTTCTTGAGTTTGGAAAAGTATTTACTGACATCTCTAATAGCTCAGTGAACATtgtgaagaaaaaacaacaacaagctCAGTTGATATTACCTAAAGTATCACCAATCATGCCCATTGAGAATATACAAGTCAAGTTAGAACAGACTATAAAAACCGATTTATCTTTTGTTAGAGGATGTTGCATATTGCCTGATAGTAGATTTGTATTCGCCTACCCTGATTTAAACAAAGTTACTGTAGTTAAACAAGACGGTACGGTTGACTTTGTTTTGAATGTAACAGCAGCATATGGTATAGCATACAACAATGGGGATAACACTTTAGCGATATCATCATGTTGGGGTAGTCAAGGCAAACACATAACAATAATCGATTTACCAAAACGAAAAGTAAAGAAAACTTTTTCACCTGGTGGACAAACCGTTGGCATAGCAGTGACAAATAATACACTGTTGTATCACATTGAAAAGAAAGCAATTCGGGCCTTATATCTGACTGACGAATCAATACGTGATATAACTACTGAGCACATGGACACAGAAATCAACATAGCAatatctggaaacaaactttatTATTCCAGTTATAAGTATCATACAGTAGTATGCTGCGATATGCAAGGAGCGAAACAATGGACATTCAAAAATGAAAACGTTTTAAAGATTCCATTTGGAATATCAGCTGACAATGCTGGTAATGTGTATGTTGTAGGATTTGGATCAAATAATGTCGTGGTTATCTCCCCTGATGGACAAACACATAGAGAACTCTTAACTAAAAGAGACGGTTTATATTACCCATGTTCAATTAACTTTAGAAAGAAAACTAATCAGTTATTAGTTACAAATAATTCTGAGAAAGCATATTTGTATAACGTATCTAGTAATTAAACCACTTCAATATTATATCTTAATGCAGTATTGAATGAAATGGAGATTAAAagatacatatatacaaaaaaacacaTAGTTACATGGAAACACAATTGCTAGTAAAATGTACTTTATAGAACAGCCCGGATTTTTCCTGATATTCAGAGTGAAACCAGGAAATTGATTGTTTATACAAGCATTTAAATGATTAGGTTAAGTGCTTCTCTCACAGTTGGTGTCCActgatgttataaaaaaaacatggatGTTCATTTGGTCAAGATTATTTAACTTACAGTTTCTACACTAAATACATTATATTTTCTGATCTGCAAAATATTTGCAAAGACGatgtgttttcaaattttttgtttcttcatatttttgcaatgtttttcatccaaaattcaataaaaaaaaaaaaaattctttgcatattgacaaaaaaaaataggaTTTCTGCAGCTAATTAGAGAATACTGAtcataattttaaggaaataaaaCATGTCAATGTAATTGTGTTAAAATCAATCAGGACCAGGGCCAATCAAGTGTATCTTATTATAGTCCTTTGTAACTAATTTCCTTTTGAGGTGCAGATATATAGAGTAATCAAGAGTTGGTATATCCAGTGTTAGATGTTATGGAATACATTTTTCaccatttattttaatattttttttagaaattcccaCTTGCATGCTTGTGGTATAATTATTGTGTGTTTATTTCTATATCAGAAATCAAGATCTGGCCTtgcagtcataaaactttcgagcacgatttttgtactcagactcgaaaatcaaccaatcaaaatactggatttggtgTTTCGAGCACTAATTTTGTACTCCAAGttctgagtaaagttttatgaccgagGACCCTGGTCTTTTTCTAATACTAAAGGAGGTGTTTCGGTTACGGTCATGTAGACACATCAGATATCCCTAGAATATATGTTTCCTTTCTTGTGATATTTAGAAATCTGAATGGTTCGAATTTGATTTCACTTATTGGGATACTCAAATAGCTATATCAAAATCAGTTGGATCCAAGACAAATCCATATATGCACTGTATATAAATTCTGCATTTTGTTAGGATATAAGGTTCAAATATTACCTATCACATGCAAATGTGGAGTGGACCCTCCTCCCTTTATTTTCCATTGAATAGAGGGGCAATATGTATATTATAAACGACTTGTATTGTTATGTTGCATTGAAAAGAGTAAGATAAAatgcttaaaggggcactagctgtcaaattcatgttgaCCAATtagactcaaattctcatattttatttataacaatgtaaaacatttttccaaattgtcaaaaatataaaataaacaatttacatggtctcaataagatttAGCTTCGTTTTGTGTGAATTTTAGCAATGACGCTATCTAATTAAATTTCaagttgaccttctatgaccataaacgcgatgtaaacataaacatagatatagatagattaagcaactcgtgcagTTGGATTTTTAAAGGTCTACTAAATTTTGTGTTAtagatttaaaatgttttatcgTCATTTTGTCCtaatttagaattattttttgtggatcgaacgAGTCAGttaaattatttacctttgtttcactttcattgttgacattattttcctttaaataaccgtaCACGGACTATGCATGCGTTATTATATCTCTTTCTATGGGGTTgaattggagttcacatgaatacaggtTTAATGAGGttgagttattcacttgcaagtgaataattcattatcattttttattaacttaatttgacaaaattaaac
Above is a window of Mytilus galloprovincialis chromosome 7, xbMytGall1.hap1.1, whole genome shotgun sequence DNA encoding:
- the LOC143083249 gene encoding uncharacterized protein LOC143083249; its protein translation is MASSVQPCGVCEYQHVFKPAYIWCSDCDEGLCIDCSKHHGISKSTRKHVTVPISEYQALPSYITNIKQTCSAHEEKYQIYCKDHEEACCSKCIVEKHAKCPNISNIDDIVKNTKTSNAFLEIQETLNEVSENIKRIRQDKNNNLKTLSEQRKQIECEIQQVRLNINHHLDKVQENFTSELYETEKREETKILQLMKALDEHESKVSEHQENIANIKQHASDLQTFLSLKQLEGDVDENCQFIDSLTESNVLNRVEIKFNINTSLTDIASSVLEFGKVFTDISNSSVNIVKKKQQQAQLILPKVSPIMPIENIQVKLEQTIKTDLSFVRGCCILPDSRFVFAYPDLNKVTVVKQDGTVDFVLNVTAAYGIAYNNGDNTLAISSCWGSQGKHITIIDLPKRKVKKTFSPGGQTVGIAVTNNTLLYHIEKKAIRALYLTDESIRDITTEHMDTEINIAISGNKLYYSSYKYHTVVCCDMQGAKQWTFKNENVLKIPFGISADNAGNVYVVGFGSNNVVVISPDGQTHRELLTKRDGLYYPCSINFRKKTNQLLVTNNSEKAYLYNVSSN